The sequence GTGTCGTTGGTCGCGATGTCCGCGGCGTTGATCAGGAAGGCGACGAAGAACAGTACGGCCGCTGCTATGCCGAGCATGGCGGGGCTCCTTTCGTAGAGGTGCTGTTCCGTCTGCCCGCGTACCGCACCACCACACCCGTACGGCTCCGGGCCCTCGCGCTACGGGCGGGGGACGTGTCGTGCGCGGCGGTCGTCGTGCGGACCGCGTGAACGGGGCGCGACGAGGTGACGGTCAGATCCAGCCGCGGCGTGCCGCGACGACGCCCGCCTGGAAGCGGTTCACCGCGCCCAGGAGTTCGTGGAGGCGGCTCATGCGCCGGCGCATGGTCCGGACCGACCAGCCGAGCTGGCGGGCTATGGCGTCGTCCTTGAGGCCGCTGACCAGCAAGGTCAGCATCAGACGGTCCTCCTCGCCGAGCGGGTCCTCCGCGGGCGCGTCGAGCGGCAGGGCCTGGTTCCAGCAGAGCTCCCAGTAGTCGGTGAGGGCGTCCAGCAGACAGGACGGGCGGATGACCGCGGCGCGCACGCCGTCGAGGTCCAGGGAGAGCGGCATCAGCGCCAGCCGGCGGTCCGCGATGGCCAGTTTGATCCGCAGGCCCGGCATCACCCGGGCCTGTTCGCCCCGGCGCACGAGTCCCCGGATGTCCTCGAGCACCCCCGGCCACTCCAGCGCCTCGGGTGCGTAGACCGCGCGGTAGCGGACGCCGCGCCCCAGTGCCGTGCTCTCCACCGGGTTGGAGGTGGTCAGTGCGTACGGTGGCCGGTCCAGTGTCATGACGTCCTCGCGCGCCTCCTGCTGCAGGCGGACGAACCAGCGGCCGAGCGCCTCACGGCCGGTGGCGATCTCCACCTCCTCCTCCCCCGCGGTGCCGGCCTGGGCCGCC is a genomic window of Streptomyces showdoensis containing:
- a CDS encoding helix-turn-helix domain-containing protein, whose translation is MTNELTAAGIDPFDESVYRAVLTRRTAAPAELAADLGCSVLRAARALERLNDHGLVGRLAGVRRRYAAIDPGAAVESLVRTRTAELDRVRSAADELSRLFAAAQAGTAGEEEVEIATGREALGRWFVRLQQEAREDVMTLDRPPYALTTSNPVESTALGRGVRYRAVYAPEALEWPGVLEDIRGLVRRGEQARVMPGLRIKLAIADRRLALMPLSLDLDGVRAAVIRPSCLLDALTDYWELCWNQALPLDAPAEDPLGEEDRLMLTLLVSGLKDDAIARQLGWSVRTMRRRMSRLHELLGAVNRFQAGVVAARRGWI